ATGCGCGTTCCTCCAGAGACAGACGGAGCCGTCCGGCAGCGTATCGCGTACGGCGCCGGGGCAGCGGCGTCCACGGTTCTGTGATGGGATGCGCCGCATGATCGGATCGCCGGCGCTGGAGATGCTGTGGGAGCCGGACGACCCCCGCCGCGCGCTCGAGGACCGGTTCGGGTTCGGCGACGGGGAGGCGGCCGGCCGCTGGGTCACCGCCGTGCTGGCCGAGCACTGGGGCGTGCGCGCCGGGTCCTGCGAGCGGATCGTGATGAGCGCGGGCAACGCGCTGGCGTGGATCGGCACGCCGTCCGGCCGGCTGGTCGCGAAATGGTCGGTGGTGCCCGCGCGTTTCCCGCGTCTGACGGAGACCGCGCGGCTCACGCACTGGCTGCACGGCCGGGGCCTGCCGGTGTCGGCGCCGGTCCCGGCGCGCGACGGCCGTCTCCAGGTGGTGGCCGGCCGGGTCTCGATGCACCTGCAGCGTGAGGTCGTGGGCGACCTGCTCGACACCGCCGATCCCGGCCAGGTGCGCGCGGCCGGGGCCGTGGTCGCCCGGTTGCAGGACGCGCTGGCCGGCTACCCGGACGCGGACCGGTTCCCGGCCGGCCCGGCCGCGCCGTTGACGGCCCGGGTGACCGGCTGGCTGGACGCGCACGCCGGCCACCTGCCGGCGGCGGCCCGGGACGCGCTGCGCGGGATGGTCGCCGCCGCGCCGCCGGACCGGTCCGCTCGCCAGCTCGTCCACGGCGACGTCCGCTCCGCCAACGTGCTGTGGGCGCGCGGCGGGATCGCCGCGGTCCTCGACCTCGAGGAGGCCCGGCACGACCATCCGCTGGTCGAGCTCGCCCGCGCGGCGGTGCTGCTCGGCACCCGCTATCACGACTGGGGGCCGGTGCCGGCCGCCGTCCGCGCGGGGTTCGTCGCCGGTTACCGGTCCGTGCGGCCGCTCACCGCGGCGGAGGAGGGCTGGCTGGACGTCCTCCTGCTCTGGCAGGCCCTGGCGGCGGTACCCGCCGGTGACGATCCGACCGGGTGGGGGCGCTCGGCGACGAGCCAGCTGCCCCGGCGCTGACGGCGAGGCCGCACACGGATTCGGTGCGACGCGGCACCAGCCCCGGGGTGGGAACGGCCGTTCCGGGCGGGGTGCGGCGGTTGGCCCGGCATGATCGGGTGAGGGGTACGGCCGATTCGAGGAGCTGGCGAGCGCATGAAGCAGCGGACGGAGGCGGTGGCCGAGACGCCCGGGGCCGACGTGCCCGGCATCGACGCGCCGGGGGCCGACGCCTTCGGGCTGACCGAGGCCGAGGCGGAGGCCCGGCGACGCCGGGGTGAGGCGAACACGGCGGTACG
This genomic window from Catenuloplanes niger contains:
- a CDS encoding phosphotransferase, which codes for MIGSPALEMLWEPDDPRRALEDRFGFGDGEAAGRWVTAVLAEHWGVRAGSCERIVMSAGNALAWIGTPSGRLVAKWSVVPARFPRLTETARLTHWLHGRGLPVSAPVPARDGRLQVVAGRVSMHLQREVVGDLLDTADPGQVRAAGAVVARLQDALAGYPDADRFPAGPAAPLTARVTGWLDAHAGHLPAAARDALRGMVAAAPPDRSARQLVHGDVRSANVLWARGGIAAVLDLEEARHDHPLVELARAAVLLGTRYHDWGPVPAAVRAGFVAGYRSVRPLTAAEEGWLDVLLLWQALAAVPAGDDPTGWGRSATSQLPRR